TCCCGCTCGAAGGCCTCGATGGTGAAACGGGAGAGCTCGTCATCCCCCAGGACGCCCGCGTAGGCGGCCCTGGCGCCCAGCCGGGCGGCGGCCACCAGCGCGGTGCCGGTCAGCCCACCGCCCTCGCGCCGCCGATCCCGAACCGTCACCTTCGTGTTCGGTCGGGGATAACGGTCGACATAGATCAGGTCGTCCACGGCGACGGCGCCGAATCCCAACACATCCCAGATCCTCGTCACCTTCCCGCCATCCTCCACGTGGTATCTCACCTGCTATCCATTGGGCAGTTACCTATAGAAAGCCGCCCTACCCTTGTTATTCGGTTACCCAAGCGGGAGGGCAGATTCCATACTTGCTATCCATTGGGCGGCTACGAAAAGCCGCCACCCTTATTATTCAATGTTACCCAAGCGGTATTACCCAATGGTAGGGCAGGTTTCCATACCTGCCTACCATTGGGCGGCTATAGAAAGCCGCCCTACCCTTGTTATGTTATTCGGTTACCCAAGTCTACTCATTCTCTCCAAGGGAGCCGTTGCTTACCCTAAATCCATCCCCATCAAATGAGCCGGCTCCCCGACATGTCCCCACCCCACCTCATAGTACCCACGATCAAGCCAGAACCTATAGGACGACTGATCCCAATCCTCAGGGCGCTGCACATATCCGTGCTTGACCGGATTCCAATGGATATAATCAAAATGGTTATGTAAGTCACGCTCGTTCCGAATCACATGATCCCAAAAACGCCTTTGCCACAGCTTAAATTCGCTCGTGATGCCATGGGCCTTTTTGTAATTGATCGTATAGTTGCGCTTCACACTGTGCAGCACTTTGGAAAAGTCCCCATCTCTCACACGCATCAGCCAATGAAGATGATCTGGCAGAATCACATAGGCGAGCAGCCGGAAAGGGTGGATCTCCCGAACTCTCCGGAGGGTATACCAAAATAGCTGGATGTCCTCCCCAGAGTCGAAAACCGGGATGCGGCGATGGGTCACTGTCGTAATGAACACAACGGCATTGGGCACATAATACCGTCGGAAGTCCGGCATTCCCTGCCTCCCGCAATGATCCCCGCTACCCAAGTGGGAGGGCCAATTTCCATATCCACCCCGTCAAGCGGCTACGAAAAGCCGCTCTGCTCTCAACATGGCGGCGGCTCGTCGGATGGGGGCACACACGGCTGTCCCACCCCACAAGCCCACTCGACACACAGAAAATCATGCTGGCGGTTCTCCTTCAAGACGTTCCCGCTCATCCGCAGCGCTTGTTCCGGCGGTGGGCACACCCCGAAATTCCACACGTACAGGCCAAACTCGTTCCCCTGACTGATGTTGTTCTCCAAAACGAACCCCCGCGAGCCACGAGGATACGCGACCTCGGTATCGCTGACCTGGATCCCGGGGCCGTGGTTGTTACGGAAGACGTTATCCCGCACCGTGATCTCACGCCCCCCATCTAGCCAGATCCCCCCATCCCACCAGTCGAGCATCTGCATCTCGCTCTCCTCTACGACGTTCGACTCCACCGTCACATTGCAGGATTCCTCGACCAGGATGCCGGTTCCCATCACCTTGCGTACCGTGTTGTCCTTGATGAGGCAATCCTGGCATCCCCAGACGTCGATCCCGTAGCCGGAGAGCTCCTTCTCCACGATCCGCATGCCCGTCTCCTCCAGGATATTCCCCTCTACAAGGACGTTCCGGCTCTCCACTACCGTGATCCCCGATCCGCCCTCCTCCATATCCGCGTGGATGCCGAAGCCCGTATGACGGATGCGCAGGTCTCGCAGGGTGACATCCCGGCTCAGGAAGATGCCGACCCCTTCCCATCGATAGTTCCGGATCGCCAGGTCGCTGATGATGATGTTCGTACACCACCAGCACTGGAAGGCCGAACCAAGGCGTTCCTGGCCGTCGAAGACGGGCCTCCCACCGGCGCTCGTATCCCCCCGTATGACGATCGGCGCGTCGGCCGCGCCCAGCTCATACACCTCGACGAACTCGTGATACGTGCCCGACAGGATGAGAACCGTCTGGCCGGGCTGAACGACCTCCATCGCCCGCTCCAGAGTGCGGAACGCCGTCGCAGGAGAGCGACCGTCGTTCTCATCATCGTCACCGGAAACCGATACGTAATAATCGGCTTGTGGGGGCTCGTGGATATCAGCCGATATCAGCGGCAGGTAGACTATGGGCCCCTTCGGCGCGGCGGTGGCCGCGGGTGTAAGGTTGAAACGGCCCGGTACGGACGCGCACGCCAGGCCGATGAGCATGGCCGCCGCTAAGGCCAGGAAACGCAACTTCGTCACCACAAGCCCCCCTTTCCCCCCTACGCCATCTCCAGCGCGATCATCTGGTGGCCGACGAGCTTCGGCAGGGTGAATGTCACGCGGCCGTCCTCCCGCTCGAACGCCAGCGGCTCGTCTTCCGGCACGCGAACCACCGCCCGAACCTCCTCCGGCACGCGTACGGATACCGTTATATTGTACAGGGGGATAACGTCCTCGATGACGTCGAAGTCCTGCCCGCGCCGCTCGGGGATGTAATGCAGCAGGTGCACGATCCACCGCCCCTCGGCCGCCTGCTCATTGACGGCCACCTCCAGCGTGGTGGGGCCATCGTGGCGCACCAGCGGATCCGACAGGAGCATCTCGAGCGCGTTGAGGAAGAGCACTTTGCACCAGCGCGGCGCGTTCTGATTGTACTGGCTGAAGATGGGATGGGCAAAGTAGATCGCCCGGCCGTTGCGCACGACGCCCGGCCCATCGACCTCACCGGAGGACGGAGTCTGGCGATGGGAGCAGAAATGTTTGTAGGTGCGGTAGAAGTACGGTTTCACGACGGGGGCCAGCACCTCGGCGCCCGGCAGCGCATCCACCTCCATCCCCTTCATGTACATGACATGCTCCGTCT
The DNA window shown above is from Chloroflexota bacterium and carries:
- a CDS encoding transposase, giving the protein MPDFRRYYVPNAVVFITTVTHRRIPVFDSGEDIQLFWYTLRRVREIHPFRLLAYVILPDHLHWLMRVRDGDFSKVLHSVKRNYTINYKKAHGITSEFKLWQRRFWDHVIRNERDLHNHFDYIHWNPVKHGYVQRPEDWDQSSYRFWLDRGYYEVGWGHVGEPAHLMGMDLG
- a CDS encoding DUF1565 domain-containing protein, with product MTKLRFLALAAAMLIGLACASVPGRFNLTPAATAAPKGPIVYLPLISADIHEPPQADYYVSVSGDDDENDGRSPATAFRTLERAMEVVQPGQTVLILSGTYHEFVEVYELGAADAPIVIRGDTSAGGRPVFDGQERLGSAFQCWWCTNIIISDLAIRNYRWEGVGIFLSRDVTLRDLRIRHTGFGIHADMEEGGSGITVVESRNVLVEGNILEETGMRIVEKELSGYGIDVWGCQDCLIKDNTVRKVMGTGILVEESCNVTVESNVVEESEMQMLDWWDGGIWLDGGREITVRDNVFRNNHGPGIQVSDTEVAYPRGSRGFVLENNISQGNEFGLYVWNFGVCPPPEQALRMSGNVLKENRQHDFLCVEWACGVGQPCVPPSDEPPPC